Proteins from a genomic interval of Verrucomicrobium sp.:
- a CDS encoding tyrosine-type recombinase/integrase — MEIERTAQIARQGQLTEVQARKIIGDIYQRAQGESLSFTDTKSFLLEWVQSKTMTKAQGTSLRYRKTVEDFIVFLDKKATQPLSAITPRHIEGFRDLQVEQGKSSTTANMAVKTLRIPFNTARRQGLILSNPAEAVDLLSASHNTRDTFTREQIGALFSVADIEWRGMILFGACHGLRIGDAAKLTWENIDAERQSLRLRPQKTRHTNKGRGEEYPLHPDIIDYLSGLSVNSKTAKASLFPSLSAKKTGGVGGLSLAFRRLMAQAGIYAEEESVPKAPGKGRRFFSLGFHSFRHTAISEQANQGVSQEIRMKLSGHKSKVHERYTHHELEAMRKEIQKVPSFLTSFQIKEK, encoded by the coding sequence ATGGAAATCGAACGTACCGCTCAAATTGCCCGCCAAGGACAGCTGACTGAGGTTCAGGCTCGAAAGATCATCGGGGACATCTATCAGCGTGCCCAAGGAGAAAGCCTCTCGTTTACAGATACAAAAAGTTTCCTTCTGGAGTGGGTTCAAAGCAAAACGATGACCAAGGCTCAGGGGACATCTCTCCGTTATCGGAAGACAGTCGAAGACTTCATTGTCTTCTTGGACAAGAAAGCCACTCAGCCCCTTTCCGCCATCACTCCCAGGCACATCGAGGGATTTCGCGATCTGCAGGTGGAGCAGGGCAAAAGCTCAACCACCGCCAACATGGCGGTGAAAACCCTCCGCATTCCATTCAACACCGCCAGGCGACAAGGTCTGATTTTAAGTAACCCTGCCGAAGCGGTTGATCTTCTCTCTGCCAGCCATAACACCCGTGACACCTTCACCCGTGAGCAGATAGGAGCTCTTTTTTCGGTGGCTGACATTGAATGGAGAGGAATGATTCTTTTTGGGGCCTGTCATGGTTTGCGAATTGGTGATGCCGCAAAATTGACGTGGGAGAACATCGATGCCGAACGCCAAAGCCTTCGCTTAAGGCCGCAGAAGACCCGGCATACCAACAAGGGAAGGGGGGAAGAGTATCCCCTGCATCCCGACATCATTGACTATTTGAGTGGTCTGTCCGTCAACTCCAAGACTGCTAAGGCCTCTTTGTTCCCATCACTGAGTGCAAAAAAAACCGGAGGTGTGGGCGGTTTGTCTTTGGCCTTCCGTCGCCTAATGGCTCAAGCCGGTATTTATGCTGAAGAGGAATCTGTCCCCAAAGCCCCTGGAAAGGGACGTCGTTTCTTCTCACTCGGCTTTCACAGCTTCAGGCACACAGCCATATCCGAGCAGGCTAATCAAGGAGTCTCTCAGGAGATTCGAATGAAACTCTCGGGGCATAAGAGCAAAGTGCATGAGCGATATACCCACCATGAACTCGAAGCGATGCGCAAAGAAATCCAAAAAGTCCCCTCATTCCTCACCTCCTTCCAAATTAAGGAAAAATAG
- a CDS encoding glycoside hydrolase family 3 N-terminal domain-containing protein, translating to MAASRGYQRWVDKRRIEPKGSIPSPELVDRQLNRRVETLLRSLTLEEKVGQLVQYTGGVKTGPGTGRPDYNKLVAEGKIGSLFNVVGAKDVNFFQRLAVEKGPHHIPLLFGYDVIHGDRTIFPVPLALAASFDPGLIQEVAHISAHEAAEDGVRWVFSPMVDIARDARWGRITEGAGEDTYLGSVLAAAYVRGYQGERLSKPGSVAACVKHFAAYGAPNAGREYNTVDMSELTLRQVYLPPYLTAIDAGAATVMTALNPLNGVPATANRFLLTTLLRHEWRFAGVVDSDYGAVEELMNHGVAQTEEVAARKAISAGVDMDMESGLYGATLAKLVQAKKLPVSTLDEAVRRVLRLKFALGLFEHPYADEKKPSYVATPAKREAARRAAEETLVLLKNGGVPAGTLPALPISRTATHAVALIGPLADSADDMLGSWPAAGDSDDVVTLRAALQARCEAAHIAFQYARGTEILTSSDSGFAEAVEAAKKADVVVLALGESGEGMSGESSSVTRLDLPGNQERLLEAVAAAGKPVVLVLFSGRPLTVTWAAAHVASIVEAWFPGIEAGNAVANVLFGEVNPSGKLPATFPRTVGQEPLFYNQLPTGRPARGVDLTRPPAGPTEKYLSRYIDEVNAPLFPFGFGLSYTSFSYSDVKVDRHTISAQDLAYRTEGKTLSRAKQVRVTATVRNSGPVAGTEVVQLYVRNVGGSIEQPVRELKGFTRVTLAPGQAKQVEFSLGFGELSHYNLQMEPAVEPSDCTVWVGGSSEAEQSASFQITP from the coding sequence GTGGCGGCTTCTCGGGGCTATCAGCGGTGGGTGGATAAGCGGCGGATTGAGCCGAAGGGGTCGATTCCCAGTCCGGAGCTGGTGGATAGGCAGCTGAATCGGCGGGTGGAGACGCTTCTCCGCTCGCTGACGCTGGAGGAGAAGGTGGGGCAGTTGGTCCAGTATACCGGCGGGGTGAAGACGGGGCCGGGGACGGGGCGGCCGGATTACAATAAGCTGGTGGCGGAGGGGAAGATCGGCTCGCTCTTTAACGTCGTCGGGGCGAAGGATGTGAACTTTTTCCAGCGCCTGGCGGTGGAGAAGGGGCCGCACCATATTCCTCTTCTCTTTGGTTACGATGTGATTCATGGGGACCGGACGATTTTCCCGGTGCCGCTGGCGCTGGCGGCCAGTTTTGATCCGGGACTGATTCAGGAGGTTGCCCATATTTCCGCGCATGAGGCGGCGGAGGACGGGGTGCGCTGGGTTTTCTCGCCGATGGTGGATATTGCCCGCGACGCGCGCTGGGGCCGGATCACGGAGGGCGCGGGGGAGGACACTTATCTAGGCTCGGTGCTGGCGGCGGCTTATGTGCGCGGGTATCAGGGGGAGAGGCTTTCGAAGCCCGGATCGGTGGCGGCCTGCGTGAAGCACTTCGCGGCCTACGGCGCGCCGAACGCGGGGCGGGAGTACAATACGGTGGATATGTCGGAGCTGACGCTGCGGCAGGTTTACCTGCCTCCCTATCTGACGGCGATCGACGCGGGGGCGGCGACGGTGATGACGGCGCTCAATCCTCTTAACGGGGTGCCCGCGACGGCCAACCGCTTTCTTTTGACGACGCTGCTGCGGCACGAGTGGCGCTTTGCCGGGGTGGTGGACAGTGATTACGGGGCGGTGGAGGAGCTGATGAATCACGGCGTGGCGCAGACGGAGGAGGTGGCGGCGCGCAAGGCGATCAGCGCGGGCGTGGATATGGATATGGAGAGCGGCCTTTACGGCGCGACGCTGGCGAAGCTGGTGCAGGCGAAGAAGCTGCCCGTCTCCACGCTGGATGAGGCGGTGCGGCGGGTGCTGCGGCTGAAGTTTGCCCTGGGGCTTTTTGAGCATCCCTATGCGGACGAGAAGAAGCCTTCCTACGTGGCGACGCCGGCGAAGCGGGAGGCCGCGCGCCGGGCGGCGGAGGAGACGCTGGTGCTGCTGAAGAATGGCGGGGTGCCGGCCGGGACGCTGCCCGCGCTGCCGATTTCAAGGACGGCGACGCACGCGGTGGCGCTCATCGGGCCGCTGGCCGACTCGGCCGATGACATGCTGGGCTCCTGGCCGGCGGCGGGCGATTCCGACGATGTGGTGACGCTGCGCGCCGCGCTGCAGGCGCGTTGCGAGGCGGCGCACATCGCCTTTCAATACGCGCGGGGGACGGAGATTTTGACCTCTTCGGACAGCGGCTTTGCGGAGGCGGTGGAGGCGGCAAAGAAGGCGGATGTGGTGGTGCTGGCCCTGGGCGAGTCGGGCGAAGGGATGTCGGGCGAGTCGTCTTCCGTGACGCGCCTGGATCTGCCGGGCAATCAGGAGCGCCTGCTGGAGGCGGTGGCCGCCGCGGGGAAGCCGGTGGTGCTGGTCCTTTTCAGCGGCCGCCCGCTGACGGTGACGTGGGCGGCGGCGCATGTGGCGTCCATCGTGGAGGCGTGGTTCCCGGGCATCGAGGCGGGCAACGCGGTGGCCAATGTGCTTTTCGGCGAGGTAAATCCCTCCGGCAAGCTCCCCGCGACGTTCCCGCGCACGGTGGGGCAGGAGCCGCTCTTTTACAATCAGTTGCCTACCGGGCGCCCGGCGCGGGGGGTCGACCTGACGCGGCCGCCCGCGGGACCGACGGAGAAATACCTCTCCCGCTATATCGACGAGGTGAACGCGCCGCTTTTCCCCTTCGGCTTCGGCCTTTCGTACACTTCCTTTTCCTATTCCGACGTGAAGGTGGACCGCCACACGATCTCCGCTCAGGACCTGGCTTACCGCACGGAGGGCAAGACCCTTTCCCGCGCGAAGCAGGTGCGCGTCACCGCGACGGTGCGGAACAGCGGGCCTGTGGCGGGGACGGAGGTGGTGCAGCTCTACGTGCGGAATGTGGGCGGCAGCATCGAGCAGCCGGTGCGGGAGTTGAAAGGCTTTACCCGCGTGACGCTGGCGCCGGGCCAGGCGAAGCAGGTGGAATTCTCCCTGGGCTTCGGGGAACTTTCCCATTACAATCTGCAAATGGAGCCCGCCGTGGAGCCCAGCGACTGCACGGTGTGGGTGGGCGGCAGCTCGGAAGCCGAGCAGAGCGCCTCTTTCCAGATCACTCCGTAA
- a CDS encoding glucan biosynthesis protein: MRLHVTLALVTALILYVAIRHTPGRAFRFAQVEAMAAKLAQERFVPAPDVLPPALRKLTPEQEGKITWKEAYRVWRDKGLPFQVDFYHVTREFPTGPRINVVDRRGPHPLAYAPSFFDFKDLDLRPPLPAALPYAGFYLRYPLNKPDSLDGFFSAMGASYFRAIGRHEVYGLSARGLAIDTASPEHKEEFPAFTEWWLQRPVSDATEMTLYALLDSPSVAGAYEFKVRPGNHTAVDVHAVLHFRKSMRQVGLAPFSSMYFYGENSGSHYGDTLHPEIHDSDGLLLWTGNDEWVWQPLHTEPFIQLYQRPEKSPRGFGLLQRDRDFQHYQDLETLYNVRPSAWVTPHGDWGKGNVTLMQLPTDNTNTDNVVLFWQPEKAPQAGDRMEFSYTIDFYMTDNQRPPLGTAEATHVSTPPPPAPGAKPVLSPTGTVPVTFVIDFWSDALKALPAHHPPDLELAAEPAGTVIRTQKLERNGYDGSWRVTFTAEPLKRQVPTVLRCRLLRGGKPMTETWTYTWHQ; encoded by the coding sequence ATGCGTCTGCACGTCACCCTGGCCCTGGTCACCGCGCTCATTCTCTACGTGGCGATCCGGCATACGCCCGGGCGGGCTTTCCGCTTCGCGCAGGTGGAGGCGATGGCCGCGAAGCTGGCCCAGGAGAGGTTTGTCCCCGCGCCGGACGTGCTCCCGCCCGCGCTGCGGAAGTTGACCCCGGAGCAGGAGGGGAAGATTACCTGGAAGGAGGCTTACCGCGTCTGGCGGGACAAGGGGCTCCCCTTCCAAGTCGACTTTTACCACGTTACCCGGGAGTTCCCCACCGGGCCGCGCATCAATGTGGTCGACCGCCGCGGGCCGCATCCGCTGGCTTATGCGCCTTCCTTCTTCGACTTCAAGGACCTGGACCTTCGTCCTCCGCTTCCCGCCGCGCTGCCGTACGCCGGCTTCTACCTGCGCTACCCGCTGAACAAGCCCGACTCCCTCGACGGGTTCTTTTCCGCCATGGGGGCCAGCTATTTCCGCGCCATCGGGCGGCACGAGGTCTACGGCCTTTCCGCGCGCGGCCTGGCCATCGACACCGCCTCGCCGGAGCACAAGGAGGAGTTTCCCGCCTTCACCGAATGGTGGCTTCAGCGGCCCGTCTCCGACGCCACGGAAATGACTCTCTACGCACTTCTGGACAGTCCCAGCGTGGCCGGGGCCTACGAGTTCAAGGTGAGGCCGGGCAACCACACCGCCGTCGACGTCCATGCCGTCCTCCATTTCCGCAAGAGCATGCGGCAGGTCGGCCTGGCTCCCTTCTCCAGCATGTATTTCTACGGGGAGAACAGCGGCAGCCACTACGGCGACACGCTCCACCCGGAGATCCACGACTCCGACGGGCTCCTCCTCTGGACGGGCAATGACGAGTGGGTCTGGCAGCCCCTGCACACGGAGCCTTTCATCCAGCTCTATCAGCGGCCGGAAAAGAGCCCGCGCGGGTTCGGCCTTCTCCAGCGGGACCGGGACTTCCAGCACTATCAGGACCTGGAGACGCTTTACAACGTGCGGCCCAGCGCCTGGGTGACGCCGCACGGGGACTGGGGCAAGGGGAATGTCACCCTCATGCAGCTGCCGACGGACAACACGAACACGGACAATGTTGTCCTCTTCTGGCAGCCGGAAAAGGCCCCGCAGGCGGGCGACCGGATGGAGTTCTCCTACACGATCGATTTCTACATGACCGACAACCAGCGCCCGCCGCTGGGCACCGCGGAGGCGACCCACGTCAGCACCCCGCCGCCGCCCGCGCCGGGGGCCAAGCCCGTCCTCTCCCCCACGGGCACCGTGCCCGTCACCTTCGTCATCGATTTTTGGAGCGACGCTCTTAAGGCCCTCCCCGCCCATCACCCGCCTGACCTGGAGCTGGCCGCCGAACCCGCCGGCACCGTCATCCGCACGCAAAAGCTGGAGCGCAACGGCTACGACGGCTCCTGGCGCGTCACCTTCACCGCCGAGCCGCTCAAGCGCCAGGTGCCCACCGTGCTGCGCTGCCGCCTCCTGCGCGGCGGCAAGCCGATGACGGAAACCTGGACGTACACATGGCATCAATAA
- the mdoH gene encoding glucans biosynthesis glucosyltransferase MdoH, whose amino-acid sequence MAVTSPSRPPRLDGLRRTLFVGLVLLLTGVGFSFFLDTFADQRLSTGDYIALSLFPLLFSQVVIGCVLALFGFFDRLRGGDPWHLMRGEWREREEEIPLAATAVVIPVYNEDVARVSRGIENMWRSLEKTGQIENFDFYLLSDSNSPDHWVEEECAWLHLCRRLGGFGRIFYRKRRHAIHGKSGNVADFCRRWGRRYRYMIALDADSVMSGPLMVRLVRAMEANPTVGILQTHPRLVLGSSLFRRVRQFSAALYGDIFVRGCSFFQTASGSYWGHNAILRLEPFMEHCGLPFLPVPDRSQRHILSHDTVEAALMQKAGYEVWIAGEEEGSYEEGPPNLSDMLKRDRRWCAGNLQHFWFLFAHGISLGSRLQIWIGLMAYLSSPLWLGFLLAGSWGLYDRTRFLNLSAGPEELGALGASASAAAIPLGLITLFLLFLPQIFGLFVGFFRRREFGGFAALLRGIFLETALSILTAPVLMVFHTIFVAAAILKIQIQWSTQNRVDHGLSWSHCLKAYGWLTPCGVLAQLAALHWLGKPGFWLAPICLGWVLAPLLAWYTARGDAGAAARRAGLFLIPEEIAPPQELEGLAEETAAPEPDLWAQAILCPYVLAVHLSMMRRRLKVPDEETDPARALLRQRLVEAGPAALDRKDRFRLLGSAGFLVQLHRTLWAAPEAALHPDWRTLMDRAGKSFLLRRYLVPAERS is encoded by the coding sequence ATGGCTGTGACCTCCCCTTCCCGCCCCCCGCGCCTCGACGGCCTGCGGCGCACCCTCTTCGTCGGGCTCGTGCTGCTTTTGACCGGCGTCGGCTTCTCCTTCTTCCTGGACACCTTCGCCGACCAGCGGCTGAGCACCGGGGACTACATCGCCCTCTCCCTCTTTCCCCTCCTTTTCAGCCAGGTGGTGATCGGCTGCGTGCTGGCCCTCTTCGGCTTCTTTGACCGTCTGCGCGGAGGGGATCCCTGGCACCTCATGCGCGGGGAGTGGCGGGAGCGGGAGGAAGAGATCCCCCTGGCCGCCACCGCCGTGGTCATCCCGGTCTATAATGAGGACGTGGCCCGCGTCAGCCGCGGGATCGAGAACATGTGGCGCAGCCTGGAAAAGACCGGGCAGATCGAGAATTTCGACTTCTACCTCCTGAGCGATTCCAACAGCCCCGACCACTGGGTTGAGGAAGAGTGCGCCTGGCTCCATCTTTGCCGCCGCCTGGGCGGCTTCGGGAGGATCTTCTACCGGAAGCGCCGCCACGCCATCCACGGAAAGAGCGGCAACGTGGCCGACTTTTGCCGCCGCTGGGGCCGCCGCTACCGCTACATGATCGCCCTGGACGCCGACAGCGTCATGTCCGGCCCGCTCATGGTCCGGCTGGTGCGGGCCATGGAGGCCAACCCCACCGTGGGCATCCTCCAGACTCATCCCCGGCTGGTCCTGGGCAGCTCCCTCTTCCGCCGCGTCCGCCAGTTTTCCGCCGCCCTCTATGGCGACATCTTTGTGCGCGGGTGCAGCTTCTTCCAGACGGCCTCCGGCTCTTACTGGGGGCACAACGCCATCCTGCGGCTGGAGCCCTTCATGGAGCACTGCGGCCTCCCCTTCCTGCCCGTGCCGGACCGCTCCCAACGCCACATCCTGAGCCACGACACCGTGGAGGCAGCCCTCATGCAGAAGGCGGGCTACGAGGTCTGGATCGCGGGTGAGGAGGAAGGGAGCTACGAGGAGGGCCCGCCCAACCTGAGCGACATGCTCAAGCGGGACCGCCGCTGGTGCGCGGGCAACCTCCAGCACTTCTGGTTCCTCTTCGCCCACGGCATCAGCCTGGGCAGCCGCCTGCAGATCTGGATCGGCCTCATGGCCTACCTCAGCTCCCCTCTGTGGCTCGGCTTCCTCTTGGCCGGTTCCTGGGGCCTCTACGACCGGACGCGCTTCCTCAATCTCTCCGCCGGCCCGGAGGAACTGGGCGCGCTGGGCGCCTCCGCCTCCGCGGCGGCCATTCCCCTGGGGCTCATCACCCTCTTCCTCCTCTTTTTGCCGCAGATCTTCGGCCTCTTCGTCGGCTTCTTCCGGCGGCGGGAATTCGGGGGCTTTGCGGCCCTCTTGCGCGGCATTTTCCTGGAAACGGCCCTCTCCATCCTCACCGCGCCCGTGCTCATGGTCTTCCACACCATCTTCGTCGCGGCGGCGATCCTCAAGATCCAGATCCAGTGGTCGACGCAGAACCGCGTCGACCACGGCCTCTCCTGGTCTCACTGCCTGAAGGCCTACGGCTGGCTGACGCCCTGCGGCGTCCTGGCCCAACTGGCCGCGCTCCATTGGCTGGGGAAACCCGGCTTTTGGCTGGCGCCCATCTGCCTGGGCTGGGTTTTGGCCCCCCTCCTGGCCTGGTACACCGCCCGCGGCGACGCCGGGGCGGCGGCCCGCCGGGCCGGTCTGTTTCTCATCCCGGAAGAGATCGCCCCGCCGCAAGAACTGGAAGGCCTGGCGGAGGAAACCGCCGCGCCCGAACCCGACCTCTGGGCCCAGGCGATCCTTTGCCCCTACGTGCTGGCCGTCCACCTCTCCATGATGCGCCGCCGCCTGAAGGTGCCCGACGAGGAGACGGACCCCGCCCGGGCGCTGCTGCGCCAGCGCCTCGTGGAAGCGGGCCCCGCCGCGCTCGACCGGAAAGACCGCTTCCGCCTGCTGGGGAGCGCGGGCTTCCTGGTCCAGCTCCACCGCACGCTGTGGGCCGCGCCGGAAGCCGCCCTCCACCCCGACTGGCGAACGCTCATGGACCGCGCGGGAAAAAGCTTCCTCCTGCGGCGTTACTTAGTCCCCGCCGAGCGATCTTGA
- a CDS encoding DEAD/DEAH box helicase, which translates to MQKKPFSELGLSPEVLKAVAQMGFEEASHIQSQAIPPLLAGSDVVGQSQTGSGKTAAFAIPAIEAVDPALRAPQVLILCPTRELAVQVAEEVAKLAAFKRGVRELPVYGGQSYERQFRGLQQGAQIIIGTPGRIMDHLDRGTLKMDQIRMVILDEADRMLDMGFLDDIRKVLDQAPPKRQTVFFSATMPRPIQGLIKTFTKDPVHVAIEAQARTMPAIDQVYYEVDRRAKVDVLCRLIDLQDIKFGIVFCATKSMVDELTEHLTARGYAADKMHGDMTQTMRERVMAKFRKRGIEFLVATDVAARGLDVDDVEAVFNYDLPNDGEDYIHRIGRTGRAGRSGRAITFVAGREIYKMQNIIRFTKSTVRRERVPSEEEVEQKRADVFQDSLRQVLEEGKYERQDALIGRLLDQGHAATDIASALIHLFRAKEEKPRAQEEPSSFRPGHRPREDRYERERPERPERRERPGRRDDYPSLQGDRSTRESGAVSHEAGMVRLLLGVGKEHDVRPGDVIGVILGTTKLPKEAVGVIRLQGRQTFVDVAEEHADLIVSKLSGISFKGRKLWCKRPA; encoded by the coding sequence ATGCAGAAGAAGCCGTTTTCCGAACTGGGGCTTTCCCCCGAAGTCCTCAAAGCCGTCGCCCAGATGGGCTTTGAGGAAGCCTCCCACATCCAGTCCCAGGCCATCCCGCCGCTGCTGGCCGGGTCCGACGTCGTCGGCCAGTCCCAGACCGGTTCCGGCAAGACGGCGGCCTTCGCCATCCCCGCCATCGAGGCCGTCGACCCCGCCCTGCGCGCGCCGCAGGTGCTCATCCTCTGCCCCACCCGGGAGCTGGCCGTGCAGGTGGCGGAGGAAGTGGCGAAGCTGGCCGCCTTCAAGCGCGGCGTGCGCGAGCTGCCCGTCTACGGCGGCCAATCCTACGAGCGCCAGTTTCGCGGCCTCCAGCAGGGGGCGCAGATCATCATCGGCACGCCGGGCCGGATCATGGACCACCTGGACCGGGGGACGCTGAAGATGGACCAGATCCGCATGGTCATCCTGGACGAGGCCGACCGGATGCTCGACATGGGCTTTTTGGACGACATCCGCAAGGTGCTGGACCAGGCCCCGCCGAAGCGGCAGACCGTCTTCTTCTCCGCCACCATGCCCCGCCCCATCCAGGGGCTCATCAAGACCTTCACCAAGGACCCCGTCCACGTCGCCATCGAAGCGCAGGCCCGCACCATGCCCGCCATCGACCAGGTCTACTATGAGGTCGACCGCCGGGCCAAAGTCGACGTCCTCTGCCGCCTCATCGACCTGCAGGACATCAAGTTCGGCATCGTCTTCTGCGCGACCAAGTCGATGGTCGACGAATTGACGGAGCACCTCACCGCCCGCGGCTACGCCGCCGACAAGATGCACGGGGACATGACCCAGACCATGCGGGAGCGCGTCATGGCCAAGTTCCGCAAGCGGGGGATCGAGTTCCTTGTCGCCACGGATGTGGCCGCGCGCGGCCTGGACGTCGACGACGTGGAGGCGGTCTTCAACTACGACCTGCCGAACGACGGGGAGGACTACATCCACCGCATCGGCCGCACGGGCCGCGCCGGCCGCAGCGGGCGGGCGATCACCTTCGTCGCCGGGCGGGAGATCTACAAGATGCAGAACATCATCCGCTTCACCAAGAGCACCGTGCGGCGGGAGCGCGTCCCCTCCGAGGAAGAGGTCGAGCAGAAGCGCGCCGACGTTTTCCAGGACTCCCTGCGCCAAGTGCTCGAAGAGGGCAAATACGAGCGGCAGGACGCCCTCATCGGCCGCCTGCTCGACCAAGGCCACGCCGCCACCGACATCGCCTCCGCCCTCATCCACCTCTTCCGAGCCAAGGAGGAAAAGCCCCGCGCGCAGGAGGAGCCTTCCTCCTTCCGGCCCGGGCACCGGCCGCGGGAGGATCGCTATGAGCGCGAGCGCCCGGAACGCCCGGAACGGCGCGAGCGTCCCGGCCGACGCGACGACTACCCCTCCCTGCAGGGGGACCGCTCCACGCGGGAAAGCGGCGCCGTCTCCCACGAGGCCGGGATGGTCCGCCTCCTTTTGGGCGTGGGCAAGGAGCACGACGTCCGCCCGGGCGACGTGATCGGCGTCATCCTCGGCACGACGAAGCTGCCGAAGGAGGCCGTCGGCGTCATCCGCCTGCAAGGCCGCCAGACGTTCGTCGACGTCGCGGAGGAACACGCCGACCTGATCGTTTCCAAGCTTTCCGGCATCTCCTTCAAGGGGCGGAAGCTCTGGTGCAAACGGCCCGCCTAA
- the rnhA gene encoding ribonuclease HI has translation MTIHTDGACQGNPGPGGWAAVLVSGGARKEISGGDPATTNNRMELTSAVEALRTLKEPCRVLFHTDSQYLRQGITSWIASWKRKGWVTAAKTPVKNADLWRELDAAAAPHRIEWRWVKGHAGDTENERCDALATAEVAQIRAGYRAEELRSLLEEFVRAQQPPAEPTLL, from the coding sequence GTGACGATCCACACCGACGGCGCCTGCCAGGGCAACCCCGGGCCGGGCGGCTGGGCCGCAGTCCTCGTCTCCGGCGGCGCGCGCAAGGAAATCTCCGGCGGCGACCCGGCGACGACGAACAACCGGATGGAACTGACCAGCGCGGTGGAGGCGTTGCGCACCCTCAAAGAGCCGTGCCGCGTCCTCTTCCACACCGATTCCCAATATCTGCGCCAGGGCATCACCTCCTGGATCGCCTCCTGGAAGCGGAAAGGCTGGGTGACGGCCGCCAAGACGCCGGTGAAGAACGCCGACCTCTGGCGGGAGCTGGACGCCGCCGCCGCGCCCCACCGGATCGAGTGGCGCTGGGTGAAAGGCCACGCGGGCGACACGGAGAACGAGCGGTGCGACGCGCTGGCCACGGCGGAAGTCGCCCAGATCCGCGCGGGCTATCGGGCGGAGGAGCTGCGCTCCCTGCTGGAGGAATTCGTCCGCGCCCAGCAGCCCCCGGCGGAGCCAACCCTCCTGTGA
- a CDS encoding VOC family protein, protein MNPAPIDPGVRIGHVHLKVADLERSLAFYRGVLGFQLMQRFGRQAAFVSAGGYHHHLGLNTWESRGGSPPAPGTTGLYHAAILYPTRAALADALRRLVEAGIPLDGAADHGVSQALYLRDPDGNGLELYWDRPQAEWPRTATGELAMVTEPLDLGDLLRAI, encoded by the coding sequence GTGAACCCCGCCCCCATCGACCCCGGCGTCCGCATCGGCCACGTCCACCTGAAGGTGGCCGACCTGGAACGCTCCCTGGCCTTTTACCGCGGCGTCCTGGGCTTCCAGCTCATGCAGCGCTTCGGCCGGCAGGCGGCCTTCGTCTCCGCGGGCGGTTACCACCACCACCTGGGGCTCAACACCTGGGAAAGCCGCGGAGGCTCCCCTCCCGCGCCGGGCACCACCGGCCTCTACCATGCCGCCATCCTCTATCCCACCCGCGCCGCGCTGGCCGACGCCCTGCGGCGGCTGGTGGAGGCGGGGATCCCGCTCGACGGCGCGGCCGACCACGGCGTGAGCCAGGCCCTCTACCTCCGCGATCCCGACGGCAACGGGCTGGAACTTTACTGGGACCGCCCGCAGGCGGAATGGCCCCGCACCGCCACGGGCGAGCTGGCCATGGTGACCGAGCCCCTCGACTTGGGCGACCTCCTGCGCGCAATATAG